The Spirochaetota bacterium genome has a segment encoding these proteins:
- a CDS encoding peptidoglycan DD-metalloendopeptidase family protein — protein sequence MKKIFSKTIKFSKFTISIFSNEIVVVYIGQKKIFIKTIRMKVPEIRLFQMRAPRLKKSVITLPTISLLSHPRMSAHRKKLAAALGIALAAVIVVFSLYPSKEKEPVVIDDEAIKKNLLQSKQTDYASPGQSQKLVISEHRIGNGESLQKIAKKYGVSVDTIRGTNNLTADSILKNGMVLKIPNKDGLLLKMQKGGELVSIARKYKVSLKKIIEENNIRNPDFVASNTVLFIPDAKPLNTFSGFLWPAFGRFITCGYGWRRDPWDPSHSEFHPGLDIRCIFQPVRASKYGQVTYTGWLGGYGRTVIIAHPGGWKTVYAHLSRVMVRTGQYVKQGQSVAVSGNTGRSTGAHLHFEIIQNGRNINPFIYFRKKKG from the coding sequence ATGAAAAAGATTTTTTCTAAAACAATCAAGTTCAGCAAATTCACCATTTCGATTTTTTCGAACGAGATCGTCGTCGTATATATAGGTCAGAAGAAAATATTCATCAAGACCATCCGGATGAAGGTCCCGGAGATCCGTCTATTCCAGATGAGGGCCCCGCGGCTTAAAAAATCCGTCATCACGCTGCCGACAATATCCCTGTTGAGCCATCCCCGGATGTCGGCGCACCGGAAGAAGCTGGCGGCGGCCCTGGGGATCGCGCTGGCGGCGGTCATCGTCGTCTTTTCCCTGTATCCATCAAAGGAGAAGGAACCGGTCGTTATCGATGATGAAGCGATCAAGAAAAATCTCCTTCAATCGAAGCAGACCGATTACGCGTCGCCCGGACAATCGCAGAAGCTGGTGATCAGCGAGCACCGCATCGGGAACGGCGAATCGCTGCAAAAAATAGCGAAGAAATACGGCGTTTCCGTTGATACGATCCGGGGAACCAACAACCTCACCGCCGACAGCATTTTAAAAAACGGGATGGTGCTGAAAATACCGAACAAGGACGGCCTGCTGCTGAAGATGCAGAAGGGGGGCGAGCTGGTATCCATCGCCCGAAAATACAAGGTCTCCCTGAAGAAAATCATCGAGGAAAACAATATCAGGAACCCTGATTTCGTCGCCTCCAACACGGTTCTCTTCATCCCGGACGCGAAGCCGCTGAACACTTTTTCCGGGTTCCTGTGGCCGGCCTTCGGCAGGTTCATCACCTGCGGGTACGGATGGCGCCGGGACCCCTGGGACCCGAGCCACTCGGAATTTCACCCCGGCCTTGACATCCGCTGCATATTTCAGCCGGTGCGGGCGTCGAAGTACGGCCAGGTCACCTATACCGGGTGGCTCGGCGGCTACGGCAGGACCGTCATCATCGCCCATCCCGGCGGGTGGAAGACGGTGTATGCCCATCTGTCGAGGGTCATGGTGCGCACCGGCCAGTACGTGAAGCAGGGCCAGAGCGTTGCCGTAAGCGGCAACACGGGGCGCTCCACCGGGGCCCATCTCCATTTCGAAATTATCCAGAACGGCAGGAACATCAATCCCTTCATTTATTTCCGCAAGAAAAAGGGCTGA
- a CDS encoding polymer-forming cytoskeletal protein — translation MASKNDGMNSTIGEGSVFEGKFYISGSLRIDGKFEGEIKTDEELVVGETGKVKTDIVAKSVVIAGTVIGNISARNEVRLLETGKILGDINAPSVLLQKGVVVSGNFNITGGHKKDTKKVIEESFHGGSSQGETTDIRNIGSR, via the coding sequence ATGGCGTCGAAAAATGATGGCATGAACAGCACCATCGGAGAAGGCTCGGTCTTCGAAGGAAAATTCTATATCAGCGGGTCGCTCCGTATCGACGGCAAGTTCGAAGGTGAGATCAAAACCGACGAGGAGCTTGTCGTGGGTGAGACCGGCAAGGTGAAAACCGATATCGTCGCCAAATCAGTCGTCATAGCAGGCACCGTCATCGGCAACATCTCCGCGCGAAACGAGGTGCGGTTGCTGGAGACCGGCAAGATACTGGGCGATATCAACGCCCCCTCGGTCCTGCTTCAGAAGGGGGTTGTGGTTTCCGGAAATTTTAACATTACCGGGGGACATAAAAAGGATACCAAGAAAGTTATCGAAGAATCCTTTCACGGCGGCTCTTCCCAGGGCGAGACTACCGATATCAGGAATATCGGTTCCCGTTAA